The following proteins come from a genomic window of Flavobacterium crocinum:
- a CDS encoding hybrid sensor histidine kinase/response regulator transcription factor has protein sequence MKPKYPILFLFIAFFYNSYSQNIKFTHYNDNNGLSHNSVRHIVQDKKGFMWFGTFSGLNRFDGYQFKNYMSSTPGKNKLYNDDITALELDEKANQLWIGTRKGLTLFQMDTHVFTTFFHKKGDPNSLPDDEVRSVHVDKFNRVWVGTKTKGAYLFSLKENRFDKIKLKGFDYVKEIFEDKKGNVWVGSYEKSGLAKITMDTKGAIVRINTYTLSVPNSSIKNPYINFIYEDAKSDIFIGTREGLYKLDKSRNQFVNLYIDNKQVRGALGPYFLSVAQAPDGKYWVGTLGGLLVCDQLEDIQSGNYKWYYSILSDDTSLVDNLIASLYFDKSGVLWIGTEDGLDKYDPYENQFTLNKDISRSIGNQAPRIRGFAKTYDEKVIVATYHNGLYISNIKGSTPLHNTGKDIASIYSDDGRIFYCGLWDGNILVYNYMNNSSREIKAGFEKSPVFAFRKIAEDKIIVGSFGEGAVILNTKTLQVETSSKLLPDFQINAIERDAKNNVWFATETGVVKYNIISGKIETYSSLFVKEKGVPHDENVSDVLVDVKGKIWASTRFGLCLFNPKKNEFEPVKNLKELSGKWITDILSDANGNLWLNINNNNIAFVKSNLKDISIYHVNSGNRLDVFSSSGFFYFNNSNIFLGGKNGIISFSPPAMKRNNWSPLPVISEFKIQNEEVFPEMEINGEIPLSKDLNYGKEIELSHKNRNFSLQFSAPSFANEKLNKFQYMLEGFDKHWITANSTSRIVQYTNLYPGNYTFKIRSSNSDGYWSKTVSYKIKILPPFWLTPTSFLMFFAILFGIFYFIRKEIKNRIRLKQELLTEKVNREHDIKLNNEKLRFFTNISHELRTPLTLILGPAKQLLDESSNATDYEKSRYNLIYQNASRLLNLVNQVLDFRKAQSGELKLKVTKTDILAYSKNIFDSFKEMAYNKKIKLNFITEDDEINGWLDNDKYDKILYNLLSNALKFTNKNGNVDLDVRLKDTVEDILVIEVTDDGIGIPVKSQEKIFKRFYQATNSKANNTGSGIGLSLVKSLVAIHKGTISVESTPGKGSTFRVEIPIGRESYEHKEVFEYALKNDNLSMLIPEKQAKKIIQNTDLKEKILVIEDNNELRKYLVDYLSDYYKVYEAENGMEGLKICRQIKPILCVTDVMMPVMDGLEFCRELKNDEFISHIPVVMLTALSENMDKVKGYDTGADGYLVKPFEPLLLKTVIENMIKSRLELKQKFSGEVESKVSMLTHSPIDEEFMEKVTNLINDNLSEVDLSTDFLCDKLGVSSSKLYRKIKELTDLAPNEFIRTIRLKKSAELLKTKKYNVSEVTNLVGFNDPLYFSRCFKKQFGFPPSKIIN, from the coding sequence ATGAAACCAAAATACCCTATATTATTTTTATTTATTGCCTTTTTTTATAATTCTTATTCACAGAATATAAAATTTACGCATTATAATGATAATAATGGGTTGTCTCATAATTCGGTACGTCATATTGTACAGGACAAAAAAGGTTTCATGTGGTTTGGAACGTTCTCTGGATTAAATCGTTTTGACGGTTATCAGTTCAAAAACTACATGAGTTCTACACCTGGAAAAAATAAATTATACAATGACGATATCACAGCTTTAGAACTGGACGAAAAAGCCAATCAGTTATGGATTGGAACCCGAAAAGGATTGACGCTTTTTCAGATGGATACCCATGTTTTTACTACTTTTTTTCATAAAAAAGGCGATCCAAACAGCCTTCCCGATGATGAAGTGAGATCAGTTCATGTAGATAAATTCAACAGAGTTTGGGTAGGTACTAAGACTAAAGGAGCCTATTTATTTTCTCTGAAAGAAAACCGATTTGATAAAATTAAGCTTAAAGGTTTTGATTACGTTAAAGAAATTTTCGAAGATAAAAAAGGCAATGTCTGGGTGGGAAGCTACGAAAAGTCGGGTTTGGCCAAAATTACAATGGACACAAAAGGCGCGATTGTACGGATTAACACCTATACACTTTCTGTTCCAAATTCGAGCATCAAAAATCCATACATCAACTTTATTTACGAAGATGCCAAGTCGGATATTTTTATTGGTACTCGCGAAGGATTGTATAAACTAGATAAATCCAGAAACCAATTTGTTAATTTATATATTGATAACAAGCAGGTTAGAGGAGCTTTAGGCCCTTATTTTCTATCCGTTGCACAAGCTCCTGATGGAAAATACTGGGTTGGAACTTTGGGCGGATTATTGGTCTGCGATCAGCTGGAAGACATTCAAAGTGGCAATTACAAATGGTATTATTCAATTTTGTCTGATGATACTTCGCTTGTCGATAATTTAATTGCATCCCTTTATTTTGATAAATCCGGAGTCTTATGGATTGGAACTGAAGATGGTTTGGACAAATACGATCCGTATGAAAATCAGTTTACTTTAAACAAAGATATTTCACGTTCTATTGGCAATCAGGCACCCAGAATTCGTGGTTTTGCTAAGACTTACGATGAAAAAGTAATTGTGGCGACCTATCATAACGGCCTTTATATTTCGAATATTAAAGGCTCAACTCCCTTACACAATACCGGAAAAGATATCGCCAGTATTTATTCTGATGATGGAAGAATTTTTTATTGCGGACTGTGGGACGGAAACATTCTGGTGTACAATTACATGAATAATTCTTCGAGGGAAATAAAGGCAGGATTTGAAAAATCGCCTGTTTTTGCTTTTCGAAAAATTGCAGAGGATAAAATAATTGTGGGGTCTTTTGGAGAAGGAGCTGTAATTTTAAATACTAAAACACTCCAAGTAGAAACTTCCAGTAAACTTTTACCTGATTTTCAGATTAATGCTATCGAGAGAGATGCTAAAAACAATGTATGGTTTGCGACTGAAACCGGAGTTGTAAAGTACAATATTATTTCAGGAAAAATAGAAACGTATTCATCACTTTTTGTCAAAGAAAAAGGAGTGCCTCATGATGAAAATGTTAGTGATGTTTTAGTAGATGTAAAAGGAAAAATCTGGGCTTCAACGCGTTTCGGATTGTGTCTGTTTAATCCGAAAAAGAATGAATTTGAGCCTGTAAAAAATCTAAAAGAACTTTCAGGAAAATGGATCACCGATATTTTATCTGATGCCAATGGAAATCTTTGGCTGAACATCAACAATAATAATATTGCTTTTGTAAAATCAAATTTAAAAGATATCAGCATTTATCATGTAAACAGCGGTAACAGACTAGATGTTTTTAGTTCAAGTGGTTTCTTCTATTTTAATAATTCTAATATTTTTCTGGGAGGTAAAAACGGAATTATTTCTTTTTCGCCACCGGCAATGAAAAGAAATAATTGGTCGCCATTGCCTGTGATTTCTGAGTTTAAAATTCAGAATGAAGAGGTCTTTCCTGAAATGGAAATCAATGGAGAAATTCCGCTTTCAAAAGATCTGAATTATGGAAAAGAAATAGAATTAAGCCATAAAAACCGAAATTTTTCTCTTCAGTTTTCGGCTCCGTCTTTTGCAAATGAAAAACTAAATAAGTTTCAATACATGCTGGAAGGTTTTGATAAACATTGGATTACGGCAAACAGTACTTCGAGAATTGTTCAATATACCAACCTTTATCCGGGAAATTATACTTTTAAAATCAGATCGAGCAACAGCGATGGATATTGGAGTAAAACGGTTTCGTATAAAATAAAAATTCTGCCTCCGTTCTGGTTGACACCAACATCGTTTTTGATGTTTTTTGCGATTTTGTTTGGGATTTTCTATTTCATCAGAAAAGAAATCAAAAACCGAATTCGTTTAAAACAAGAACTGCTTACGGAGAAAGTAAACAGAGAACACGACATCAAGCTGAATAACGAAAAACTCCGTTTTTTTACGAATATTTCGCATGAATTAAGAACGCCGTTAACATTGATTTTAGGTCCTGCTAAACAGCTTTTAGATGAAAGCAGTAATGCAACGGATTATGAAAAAAGCAGATACAATTTAATTTATCAAAATGCCAGCAGATTATTGAATCTGGTAAATCAGGTTTTGGATTTTAGAAAAGCACAATCAGGGGAATTGAAACTGAAAGTGACTAAAACGGATATTTTAGCGTACTCAAAAAACATCTTCGATTCTTTCAAAGAAATGGCTTATAATAAAAAGATTAAGCTCAATTTTATTACAGAAGATGATGAAATAAACGGCTGGCTGGACAATGATAAATACGATAAGATTCTGTACAACCTTTTATCGAATGCTTTAAAATTTACCAACAAAAACGGAAACGTAGATTTGGATGTAAGATTGAAAGACACGGTTGAGGATATTTTAGTGATTGAGGTAACGGATGACGGAATTGGAATTCCCGTAAAAAGTCAGGAGAAAATTTTTAAACGATTTTATCAGGCGACCAACAGTAAAGCCAATAATACTGGATCTGGGATTGGTTTGTCTTTGGTAAAATCTTTAGTTGCCATTCATAAAGGAACGATTTCTGTCGAAAGTACCCCAGGAAAAGGAAGTACTTTTAGAGTTGAAATTCCAATTGGTCGTGAATCTTACGAACATAAAGAAGTATTTGAATATGCGCTTAAAAACGACAATTTAAGTATGCTGATTCCTGAAAAACAGGCGAAGAAAATTATTCAGAACACCGATTTAAAAGAAAAAATACTAGTAATCGAAGACAATAACGAACTTAGAAAATATCTGGTGGATTATTTGTCTGATTACTACAAAGTTTATGAGGCCGAAAATGGAATGGAAGGTTTAAAAATCTGCCGACAAATTAAACCAATCTTATGCGTTACCGATGTCATGATGCCAGTCATGGACGGATTGGAATTTTGCCGTGAACTCAAAAATGATGAATTTATCAGTCATATTCCAGTCGTGATGCTAACGGCTCTTTCTGAAAATATGGATAAAGTAAAAGGCTATGACACAGGAGCTGACGGTTATTTGGTAAAACCTTTTGAGCCTTTATTGCTGAAAACGGTTATTGAAAACATGATTAAATCGAGATTAGAACTGAAACAGAAATTCTCTGGCGAAGTGGAAAGCAAAGTCAGTATGCTGACACATTCTCCAATCGATGAAGAATTTATGGAAAAAGTGACGAATCTAATCAACGATAATCTAAGTGAAGTCGATCTTTCAACTGATTTTCTTTGTGATAAACTGGGCGTAAGTTCTTCGAAATTGTATAGAAAAATTAAAGAATTAACGGATTTGGCACCAAATGAATTTATCAGAACGATTCGATTGAAAAAATCAGCAGAACTGCTTAAAACCAAGAAATACAATGTTTCGGAAGTGACGAATTTAGTTGGGTTTAATGACCCGCTTTATTTTAGTAGATGTTTTAAGAAGCAGTTTGGTTTTCCTCCTAGTAAGATTATTAATTAG
- a CDS encoding GH92 family glycosyl hydrolase, which yields MPTKNKEVTTMKIASKFIFFLGISFLTITGSAQQKVHQYVDPMIGSEGVGRVFIGPSCPYGMVKPSPDCTSSPNSGWLPMPKEVTGFSQVHVSGTGGGPKYGNIQIMPFSGALDKMDQTSFRTEENVKLGYYETVFKENNIKTEITTGEKVSFYRITYPKNKSKELKIDPGFFLGEEKIPDAREAQQFVGSQIEIVSDTEVRGYSRIRGGWNNGRAYTVYFWAVFDQPIAKYVTFKDGKFYNNQKAQFDSGKKTGAMLSFGNSGKEELNVKIGISFLSELKAKNNIEIEIPHWNFNTVLATLENKWEDLLSRIKLSDDTSVEYRKMFYTGLYHTMIMPVDRTDENPLWTNDEPYYDDFYTIWDTFRTSSPLITLIDSKRKVDIINAMLNIYKREGYMPEGRSGNDNGRTQGGSNAEVVIADAFVKNLKGIDYELALQAMIKDATVPPGGNEEREGRGGLLDYLKLGYVPYGTDRAGNRTIDYSYNDYNIATVAKGLGKTELYNQYMKQAESWQNLWRADYENNGAKGFIMPKDKDGNWLDDVIFGESKIQKPTFKYTPVIIESPWYVCHWCVFFYEGTSWEYSFSLPHDIPELVKKSGGEKAFENRLDIFFDNNLFNVANEPSFLTPCLYHWIGKPYLSSDRIRTIIKDNFNTSREGLPGNDDSGAMSSWLAFHMMGLYPNAGQPYYLINTPLIKETVMKLENGKSFKITTKKMSDKNKYIKTALLNGKPYNKAWILHEDINNGGELVLEMDSKPSAWGTTILPPAK from the coding sequence ATGCCAACAAAAAACAAAGAAGTAACCACAATGAAAATAGCATCGAAGTTTATCTTTTTTTTAGGAATATCATTTCTTACTATTACAGGTAGCGCACAGCAAAAAGTTCATCAATACGTTGACCCAATGATCGGTTCAGAGGGAGTGGGCAGGGTTTTTATCGGGCCTTCCTGTCCTTACGGAATGGTAAAACCAAGTCCGGATTGTACTTCGAGTCCAAACAGTGGATGGCTTCCAATGCCTAAAGAAGTCACAGGATTCAGTCAGGTACACGTGAGCGGAACGGGAGGTGGCCCAAAATATGGAAATATTCAGATTATGCCATTTTCGGGAGCTTTAGATAAAATGGATCAAACTTCTTTTAGAACAGAAGAGAATGTAAAACTGGGGTATTATGAAACGGTTTTCAAAGAAAACAACATTAAAACAGAAATTACGACTGGGGAAAAAGTTTCATTTTATAGAATTACTTACCCAAAAAATAAATCAAAAGAATTAAAGATTGACCCAGGATTTTTCCTTGGAGAAGAAAAAATTCCCGATGCAAGAGAAGCCCAGCAGTTTGTAGGTTCTCAAATCGAAATAGTTTCAGATACTGAAGTAAGAGGTTACAGCCGAATCAGAGGAGGATGGAATAACGGACGTGCTTATACGGTTTATTTCTGGGCCGTTTTCGATCAGCCAATTGCAAAATATGTCACTTTTAAAGACGGTAAATTTTACAACAATCAAAAAGCACAGTTTGATTCCGGAAAGAAAACAGGAGCTATGCTTTCTTTTGGAAATTCGGGAAAAGAAGAATTAAATGTCAAAATCGGAATTTCATTTTTAAGTGAATTAAAAGCGAAAAACAATATTGAAATTGAAATCCCGCATTGGAATTTCAATACTGTTTTGGCCACTTTAGAAAATAAATGGGAAGATTTATTAAGCCGAATCAAATTATCGGATGATACTTCGGTAGAATATAGAAAAATGTTCTATACTGGTTTGTACCACACGATGATTATGCCGGTGGATCGAACAGACGAAAATCCGTTATGGACAAATGATGAACCGTATTACGATGATTTTTATACGATTTGGGATACCTTCAGAACTTCAAGTCCGTTAATTACTTTAATAGATTCTAAACGTAAAGTAGATATAATCAATGCGATGCTGAATATATACAAACGCGAAGGCTATATGCCCGAAGGAAGAAGCGGAAATGATAATGGAAGAACTCAGGGAGGTTCTAACGCTGAGGTTGTAATTGCAGATGCTTTTGTAAAAAACTTAAAAGGAATTGATTATGAACTTGCTCTGCAGGCAATGATCAAAGACGCAACAGTACCGCCGGGAGGAAATGAAGAAAGAGAAGGGCGTGGCGGACTTTTAGATTATCTAAAACTAGGTTACGTTCCTTACGGAACCGACCGCGCTGGAAACCGAACGATCGATTATTCATATAACGATTATAATATTGCTACAGTAGCCAAAGGTTTAGGCAAAACAGAATTGTACAATCAATACATGAAACAAGCCGAAAGCTGGCAGAATTTATGGCGTGCAGATTATGAAAATAACGGTGCAAAAGGATTCATCATGCCAAAAGACAAAGACGGAAACTGGCTGGATGATGTCATTTTCGGAGAATCTAAAATCCAAAAACCAACTTTTAAATATACGCCTGTCATTATCGAATCGCCTTGGTATGTCTGCCATTGGTGTGTGTTTTTCTACGAAGGAACTTCATGGGAATATTCCTTTAGTTTGCCACACGATATTCCAGAATTGGTAAAAAAATCAGGTGGAGAAAAAGCATTCGAAAACCGATTGGATATATTCTTTGATAATAATTTATTCAATGTTGCCAACGAACCTTCATTCTTAACACCTTGTTTGTATCACTGGATTGGAAAACCCTATTTAAGCAGTGACAGAATCAGAACGATTATCAAGGATAATTTCAATACTTCAAGAGAAGGACTTCCGGGTAATGACGATTCAGGAGCGATGTCTTCTTGGCTGGCTTTCCACATGATGGGATTATATCCAAATGCAGGACAGCCTTATTATTTGATTAATACGCCTTTGATAAAAGAAACGGTTATGAAATTAGAAAACGGTAAAAGTTTTAAAATCACTACAAAAAAAATGAGTGATAAAAACAAATACATTAAAACCGCTTTGTTAAACGGAAAACCATACAACAAAGCATGGATTTTGCATGAGGATATTAATAATGGCGGAGAATTAGTTTTAGAAATGGATTCGAAACCTTCAGCTTGGGGAACAACAATTTTACCACCAGCAAAATAA
- a CDS encoding metallophosphoesterase family protein translates to MFKISAILVLLLSLFSCKSQQTTKKEVQIAFIADAHLQDIFAQFEDSNYRGIPNPVTGEYANIRTMNSQLHSTRIFNENYFAYLEALNDIVKKGIKQVVLPGDFSDDGQPVHVRGLRKILNEYSQKHGLSFYVTTGNHDVVRPFSQDAVKTDFLGKNGKEQIISSSANSFNKNKSELEPIITADIKNWGYKETINEMRDFGFFPKKTDLYWETPFSNYSYENYNFEEAQKESDLEKRTYLIKNTNLYLPDASYLVEPIKGIWLLAIDANAYVPNEKLSGKPNDPHDFSGANTGYNNVLIYKNHLLKWVKKVATEAKQKGKTLIAFSHYPMIDFNDDASPELKQLFGANKMQLQRVPDEEVAQQFADAGIQVHFGGHMHINDTGVRTSAKGNTLFNIQTPSLAAYMPAYKILTIHSNSELEVETIVISKVNKFNSLFPFYEEEYAHLKEIKSKDIWQKEILNAKDYEEFTNWHLKELVRLRFLPEDFPADFLKSIVNLSGKDLLLMNSNAADIDSVLKSNSFTISDFESWNGFDMIFDFYRLKSADELAFSKIGKKRLKEYELICRQLKKSDDPKLVLWAEIFYKTMNGEPSDHFKIDLKNNKIDNLSVK, encoded by the coding sequence ATGTTTAAAATATCGGCTATATTAGTACTACTACTTTCTTTATTTTCCTGCAAATCACAGCAGACTACGAAAAAAGAAGTTCAGATTGCTTTTATAGCCGATGCTCATTTACAGGATATTTTTGCCCAATTTGAAGACAGCAATTATCGTGGAATTCCAAATCCGGTAACGGGCGAATATGCCAATATCCGAACCATGAATTCACAGTTGCATTCTACGAGAATTTTCAATGAAAATTATTTCGCTTATTTAGAAGCTTTGAATGATATTGTTAAAAAAGGTATCAAACAAGTCGTTCTTCCAGGCGATTTTAGCGATGACGGACAACCTGTTCACGTTCGCGGATTGCGAAAAATTCTCAATGAATATTCCCAAAAACACGGACTTTCTTTTTATGTGACTACAGGAAATCATGATGTTGTAAGACCATTTTCTCAAGATGCTGTTAAAACTGATTTTTTAGGAAAAAACGGAAAAGAACAGATTATCAGCAGTTCTGCAAACAGCTTCAACAAAAATAAAAGCGAACTAGAACCGATAATTACTGCTGATATAAAAAACTGGGGTTACAAAGAAACTATAAACGAAATGCGTGATTTTGGTTTCTTTCCAAAGAAAACCGATTTATATTGGGAAACTCCATTTTCTAACTACAGCTATGAAAATTACAATTTTGAAGAAGCTCAAAAAGAATCCGATTTAGAAAAAAGAACGTATCTAATAAAAAATACTAATTTGTATCTGCCCGATGCCAGTTATTTGGTAGAACCTATTAAAGGAATTTGGCTTTTGGCAATAGATGCAAATGCGTATGTTCCGAATGAGAAATTATCAGGAAAACCAAATGATCCGCATGATTTTTCGGGAGCGAACACGGGTTACAATAACGTTCTGATTTATAAAAACCATCTTTTAAAATGGGTAAAAAAAGTTGCTACGGAAGCGAAACAAAAAGGAAAAACACTAATTGCTTTTAGTCATTATCCAATGATTGATTTCAATGACGATGCTTCGCCAGAATTAAAACAGCTTTTTGGCGCCAATAAAATGCAATTGCAAAGAGTGCCCGATGAAGAAGTCGCACAACAATTTGCAGATGCCGGAATTCAGGTTCATTTTGGAGGTCACATGCACATTAACGACACAGGCGTAAGAACATCTGCAAAAGGAAATACGTTGTTTAATATTCAGACGCCATCGCTTGCCGCTTACATGCCAGCTTATAAAATATTGACTATTCATTCTAATTCTGAACTTGAAGTCGAAACTATTGTAATTAGCAAAGTCAATAAATTCAACAGTTTGTTTCCTTTTTATGAAGAAGAATATGCTCATTTAAAAGAAATTAAAAGCAAAGATATTTGGCAGAAAGAAATTCTGAATGCCAAAGATTATGAAGAATTTACCAATTGGCATTTAAAAGAATTGGTGCGTTTACGATTCCTGCCTGAAGATTTTCCAGCCGATTTTTTAAAATCGATTGTGAATCTTTCAGGAAAAGATTTATTGCTGATGAATTCTAATGCTGCAGATATTGATTCCGTTTTGAAATCCAATTCTTTCACTATTTCTGATTTTGAATCATGGAATGGTTTTGATATGATTTTTGATTTTTACCGCCTAAAAAGTGCCGATGAACTGGCTTTTTCAAAAATTGGAAAGAAAAGATTAAAAGAATATGAATTGATCTGCAGGCAGTTAAAAAAATCAGATGATCCAAAACTGGTTTTATGGGCAGAAATATTCTACAAAACCATGAATGGCGAGCCTTCAGACCATTTTAAAATTGATTTGAAAAATAACAAAATTGATAATTTATCTGTTAAATAA
- a CDS encoding inositol oxygenase family protein, with protein MKKHIDTDNPLKNLDEWEDDLLMRYPDPSEENEEVKEKQKEEFRNYVDSERVETVKEFYRINHTYQTYDFVCSKEQEFLQFNRKEMSIWEAVEFLNTLVDDSDPDIDLDQTQHLLQTSEAIRADGHPDWFVLTGFIHDLGKVLCLFGEPQWAVVGDTFPVGCAYSDKIVYSEFFKENPDYTDERFNTKLGIYTQNCGLDNVKMSWGHDEYLYQIMKDYLPDPALYMIRYHSFYSQHKENAYAHLMNEKDIEMFDWVRKFNPYDLYTKAPVKPDVKALLPYYKELVAKYLPEKLKF; from the coding sequence ATGAAAAAGCATATAGACACAGACAATCCGTTGAAAAATTTAGATGAGTGGGAAGATGATTTGTTAATGCGATATCCTGATCCTTCTGAAGAAAATGAAGAGGTAAAAGAAAAGCAGAAAGAAGAATTCAGGAATTATGTCGATTCAGAAAGAGTAGAAACGGTTAAGGAGTTTTACAGAATTAACCATACCTATCAAACTTATGACTTTGTATGCAGTAAAGAACAGGAATTTCTGCAATTTAATAGAAAAGAAATGTCAATCTGGGAAGCTGTTGAGTTTTTGAACACACTTGTAGACGACAGCGACCCAGATATTGACTTAGATCAGACACAACACCTTTTACAGACTTCAGAGGCCATTCGTGCCGATGGTCATCCGGATTGGTTTGTACTGACAGGTTTTATTCACGATTTGGGTAAAGTTTTATGTTTGTTTGGAGAACCGCAATGGGCTGTGGTTGGAGATACATTTCCGGTAGGCTGTGCTTACTCAGATAAAATTGTGTATTCAGAATTCTTTAAAGAAAATCCGGATTATACAGACGAAAGATTCAATACCAAATTAGGAATCTACACCCAAAACTGCGGACTGGATAATGTAAAAATGAGCTGGGGGCATGACGAATATCTGTATCAGATTATGAAAGATTATCTGCCAGATCCAGCTTTGTATATGATTCGTTACCACTCTTTTTATTCGCAGCATAAAGAAAATGCTTATGCACATTTAATGAATGAAAAAGATATCGAAATGTTTGATTGGGTTAGAAAGTTCAATCCGTATGATTTGTACACTAAAGCTCCAGTTAAACCAGATGTAAAAGCATTGCTTCCATATTATAAAGAATTAGTTGCTAAATATTTGCCAGAAAAATTGAAGTTTTAA
- a CDS encoding DUF4861 family protein, producing the protein MKLSIVTSLLFCCVCFGQNNTDNSLYMKSDKITYLSDIGSDSGDLYKTIGHHGPAVENEWMALRIYFSDKVAIDVYSKAKPGLELRKANWYPTPEQQKEGWGADYYKVASTVGLGGVKLWDGEKLVPLNPVTNRLARVGKTDTTSWMEMISRGVPYKGKKVDILVRVTVFSGKREAKVEAVSLTGEKVQFATGVNYFKDSATKKGANYIAVWGKHPEDVAAEIVEVGGAIKYNPKDFEKNTDDGTQYLLISKPAKNIETTILSSCARETELNTLDKLEAYIKK; encoded by the coding sequence ATGAAACTATCTATTGTAACCTCTTTACTTTTTTGCTGCGTTTGTTTTGGACAGAATAATACAGACAACAGTTTGTATATGAAGTCGGACAAAATTACTTATTTATCAGATATCGGCTCAGATTCAGGGGATTTATATAAAACGATTGGACATCACGGGCCAGCGGTTGAAAACGAGTGGATGGCATTGCGAATTTACTTTAGCGATAAAGTAGCAATCGACGTTTATTCTAAAGCAAAACCAGGTTTAGAATTAAGAAAAGCAAATTGGTATCCAACACCAGAACAGCAAAAAGAAGGTTGGGGAGCCGATTATTATAAAGTAGCATCAACTGTTGGTTTAGGAGGTGTAAAACTTTGGGATGGAGAGAAATTAGTTCCTTTAAATCCGGTAACCAATCGTTTAGCAAGAGTTGGAAAAACAGATACCACTTCCTGGATGGAAATGATTTCAAGAGGCGTGCCTTACAAAGGAAAAAAAGTGGACATTCTAGTTCGCGTAACGGTATTTTCAGGTAAAAGAGAAGCAAAAGTGGAAGCAGTTTCTTTAACTGGGGAAAAAGTACAATTTGCAACTGGAGTGAATTACTTTAAAGATTCGGCAACGAAAAAAGGAGCGAATTATATCGCAGTTTGGGGAAAACATCCGGAAGACGTTGCTGCCGAAATTGTTGAAGTTGGAGGAGCAATTAAGTACAATCCAAAAGATTTTGAAAAAAATACAGATGACGGAACGCAGTATTTGTTGATTTCAAAACCAGCAAAAAACATAGAAACAACTATTTTATCTTCATGTGCAAGAGAAACAGAACTAAACACTTTAGATAAATTGGAAGCATACATTAAAAAATAA